The following coding sequences are from one Ornithodoros turicata isolate Travis chromosome 1, ASM3712646v1, whole genome shotgun sequence window:
- the LOC135388086 gene encoding endothelin-converting enzyme-like 1: MRLFSSDNQDSRYVLSNMMDDMHVSLDLPPTTFDPFESMVRLGLEYNIPVFVSIAVGNNLDRRKGRTMQISHSRKELEWYAKRKKNRRQARKVYHECYKAYFKGTYDQTSLGIKAGMFARDIDQAEEDASNIAWNVPLTDSDRPSYQETTVGQLPDDWPVVLINLGKQYVHEKDVVFVDPKATKFIKTLRSRFADIEMKILIAWVLLREYGVYVSPSLLATLSPSRSPRDLCSARVSEVMPVAFSASYLSKVITEDAIQAADGIVLNVRDAYIASLINTSSLDDEPKAAAIAKLKAMEFYSAYSKGLIDVQQLDAYYEGYTPEEREPFFDTWLRGAKALQVKKMSAINTGAVFPVYESKVFYVVHSNRLVALAPALRPTLFIRDGPASFNYGGLGALAGREIMYGYDLNGSTYDAFGNKHNWWSPPARDHYLKQAQCVRLSADTLTEGSVKLGSEAGDVLLADLVGLQMAARAFQAVAGGKDPLLPTLPFYSMQLFFLAHCYKWCDEQDETDGLRHGERCNVAVTNMAEFPDAFNCKLGDRLNPSERCSFF, translated from the coding sequence ATGCGTCTCTTCTCATCGGACAACCAGGATTCCAGGTATGTGCTCTCCAACATGATGGACGACATGCACGTCAGTCTGGACCTTCCGCCCACGACTTTCGATCCCTTCGAATCGATGGTACGCTTGGGATTGGAGTACAACATCCCCGTCTTCGTATCCATCGCCGTTGGAAACAACCTAGACCGGAGAAAGGGTAGAACCATGCAGATATCGCACAGCAGGAAAGAGCTGGAGTGGTACGCCAAGAGGAAGAAGAATCGCAGACAGGCACGGAAGGTATATCACGAGTGCTACAAGGCGTACTTCAAAGGCACGTACGACCAGACGTCGTTAGGCATCAAAGCCGGTATGTTCGCGAGAGATATTGATCAGGCGGAGGAAGATGCTTCTAATATcgcctggaatgtccctcttaCGGACTCAGATAGGCCGTCATACCAGGAGACGACAGTAGGACAACTTCCAGATGACTGGCCGGTTGTACTGATAAATCTCGGAAAACAATATGTCCACGAGAAGGACGTGGTGTTCGTCGATCCAAAAGCCACTAAATTTATCAAAACTTTGCGTAGCCGTTTTGCTGACATTGAAATGAAAATCCTCATAGCGTGGGTTTTGCTAAGAGAATACGGCGTGTATGTTAGTCCGTCTCTCTTGGCGACTCTATCGCCGTCGCGATCGCCTCGAGACCTGTGCTCTGCACGAGTTTCGGAAGTAATGCCGGTGGCGTTTTCTGCGTCCTACCTTTCTAAAGTGATCACTGAAGACGCTATCCAAGCAGCGGATGGCATTGTGCTCAACGTCAGAGACGCCTACATAGCATCGCTCATCAACACCAGCTCGCTCGATGACGAACCGAAAGCAGCCGCCATCGCAAAGTTGAAGGCCATGGAGTTCTATTCAGCGTACTCAAAGGGTCTCATCGACGTCCAGCAACTAGATGCGTATTACGAAGGATACACACCGGAGGAACGGGAGCCATTCTTTGACACTTGGCTGCGAGGGGCTAAAGCGCTCCAAGTAAAGAAAATGAGCGCCATCAACACCGGGGCTGTGTTTCCTGTGTATGAATCAAAAGTATTCTACGTGGTTCACAGCAATCGGTTAGTAGCTTTGGCACCCGCTCTTCGACCGACGCTCTTTATACGAGACGGTCCGGCGTCGTTCAACTACGGTGGGTTAGGTGCGCTAGCCGGACGCGAGATCATGTACGGGTACGACTTGAACGGCAGCACGTACGACGCGTTCGGAAATAAGCACAACTGGTGGTCACCACCTGCGAGGGACCACTACTTGAAACAAGCGCAGTGTGTGAGGCTGTCGGCTGACACCCTGACCGAAGGAAGCGTGAAGTTGGGCAGCGAGGCAGGTGATGTACTCCTCGCTGACTTAGTGGGTCTGCAAATGGCGGCCAGAGCCTTTCAAGCTGTCGCTGGAGGAAAGGATCCCTTGCTCCCAACACTTCCATTCTACTCGATGCAGCTATTTTTCCTCGCTCACTGCTACAAATGGTGCGATGAGCAGGACGAAACGGACGGCCTTCGCCATGGGGAACGATGCAACGTTGCCGTCACCAATATGGCGGAATTTCCGGACGCTTTCAATTGTAAACTCGGCGACCGTTTAAACCCCTCTGAGAGGTGTTCCTTCTTCTGA